A stretch of DNA from Ranitomeya variabilis isolate aRanVar5 chromosome 1, aRanVar5.hap1, whole genome shotgun sequence:
actttgtagttacgccactttatagtagcttagaactgtctttatacttgcagattctagggaccaagacgacgcaggcagaccccccaaagttttgaaaacatgtaagtataaagtcccgaaaagctgcgtctatccttttgtatagtagcttagaactctctttatacttgcagattctagggaccaagacaaACTCAGGCAGAATGTCTTCATCTGagagccccccctcacatcgtcagccacctgaggtttttttttttttattcctaaattttttttggtacatctctggtaatgtttttgaaccctatatgtatttattctgttttcacaggaagaagatggaggaggagcagcagcagcagcagaggagctgcttcatgaaggagacgggcagggtggagaaatgagaggagcgggagcacatagtgtaagttttgcagatacagatcctcacataaaacacactacactcaacacaaacattcagcacagcacacacacggTACATATGcttccatccaagcacataatttatttcttatttttttttttttattagtcttcacaatccggggctcgacgtagagttcctcaGAGCACCTACCATAGCCGTCGGAATGCTAGGCGCGGCagtcaccgaagagtaagttccttttttggtttggtgtttagcaaactgtaaaattcatgtgttataatctttccctttttattctttttttttttttgttaaaaggctTTACAGCGTGCTCCTgaacaggatgaggaagaggacgAGGGCATAGAcgtggacaccctcatccaagcggtccaaagtcgggagccgctatggaagatgtcggaccgccgccatgctgaccagtacatcacccgacggctatgggaggaagtgtgcaatgCTGTcattgataactgggaggaactcaatgctggggcccaggatctagcacgtaagtattcacagttcattaacgtgtgttagcatgatttaatgtgttgtatagtaaccttTTTTTGAtttctctttccaggtaacagggtaatcgtgcggtggcggtcactgagggatcgctttaagagggagttcaataaggagatgcaggccccgagtggatctagaggacgcaggagcaggtataagcattccagagccctgtcgttcctccggtcgacgctgctgagcagaaggtaaatattcaacaccacaagttttcagtcaaactattaaaatgtgtaaccttctattttttttggggcagcaagggcaattgtaatatcaagatactaatttttttgtttgtttcttctttaacagtactgtcagcagcactcgggagcctgcatcagagttgcacccctctggagcgatccctcaggggtccgccaccggggaccacgtcgacccttctgtgtctgcaccttcccttttgtgtgatccctcggccccatccaccagcgctggagcagcagggtggacttcgtcacttgaagctgcaggtgatgagatggagttccctttaccccacccctctgacactgccgcaacatctagaccacctttggggtcaggacggcagcgccagagaggtcaggaaaggagctatgcgcctgaatttttgcatttgaatgcagccttccagaatgccatcaagcttttgggtaagcaaacgtctgctgggtacaatatgcttcaCAAATGCATattggaactcagcagtcgtctggataggctgcagtcagatgcaaaccagtcaccaagacactgcttttttcagtcagtcctcaggcacatggagaatctaactcctgacctgcagatgcatgtgatgcaaggctgccacactgctctagtgcaggcgatgtcccaagcccctccacccacccttcatgtttcaacacctttcccctctcaagtcgccatctatcctcccgtccgtcctcctcccgtccatccttctcccgtccatcctcctcccgtccatcctactccttcgccatacctttcttcccccctcagtatttcccagttcctaccttcccctttccattcttcccctttaacttcaccattcccacccccaccaacaccttcaccatacctcccacagaccacatctgtacctcaactcccttcccaacctcatgttttcaccagccattccacttctgttcctccccgtgatgtcctgtcccccctatcgacgtggcccgccctgtcagcccctccgctactatctccaccccaaattatgagaacctttaaaaactgtatgtaaataaataaaactttttgtggtttaaccccttagtgacagagccaatttggtacttaatgaccgagccaatttttacaattctgaccagtgtcactttatgaggttataactctggaacgctttatcggatcccgctgattctgagaatgttttttcgtgacatgttgtacttcaagttagtggtaacatttcttcgatattacttgcgattatttatgaaaaaaatggaaatatggcgaaaatttttaaaattttgcaattttcaaactttgtatttttatgcccttaaatcagagagatatgtcacaaaaaatagttaataaataacatttctcacatgtctactttacatgagcacaattttggaaccaaatttttttttttgttagggagttataagggttaaaagttgaccagtaatttctcatttttacaacaccatgttttttttagggaccacatcacctttgaagtgattttgaggggtctatatgatagaaaataaccaagtgtgacaccattctaaaaactgcacccctcaagctgctcaaaaccacattcaagtttattaaccctttacgtacttcacaggaactaaaacaatgtggaagaaaaaaatgaacattttacttttttttgcaaacattttacttcagaaccatttttttaattttcacaagtgtaaaaacagaaatttaaccacaaattttgttgtgcaatttttcctgagtacaccgataccccatatgtggaggtaaaccactgtttgggcgcaccgcagagcttggaagtgaaggagcaccgtttgactgtttcaatgcagaattggctggaattgagatcggacgccatgtcgcgtttggagagcccctaatgtgcctaaacagtggaaaccccccacaagtgataccattttggaaactagaccccttaaggaacttatctagatgtgtggtgagcactttgaacccccaagtgcttcacagaagtttataacgtagagccgtgaaaataaaaaatctcattttttctacaaaaatgatctttttgcccccaaatttttattttcacaagggtaacaggagaaattagaccacaaaagttgttgtgcaatttctcctgagtacgtcgataccccatatatgggggtaaaccactgtttgggcgcaccgcagagcttggaagagaaggagtgtcgttttactttttcaatgtagaattggctggaattgagatcggacgccatgtcacgtttggagagccgctgatgtgcctaaacagtagagaccccccacatatgacaccattttggaaactagaccccttaaggaacttatctagatgtgtggtgagcactttaaacccccaggtgcttcacagaagtttataacgtagagccgtgaaaataaaaaaaatcacattttttctacaaaaatgatctttttgcctccaaatttttattttaccaagggtaacaggagaaaatggaccccagaagctgttgtacaatttgtcttgagtacgccgacaccctatatgtgggggtaaaccactgtttgggcgcatggctgagctcggaagcaaaggagcgccatttgacttttcaatgcaaaattgactggaattgagatcggacgccatgtcgcgtttggagagcccctgatgtgcctaaacagcagaaaccccccaaaagtgaccccattttggaaaatagaccccccaaggaacttatctagatatgtggtgagaactttgaatgcccaagtgcttcacagaagtttataatgcagagtagtgaaaataaaaaatattttttttcccacaaaaaagatttttttagcccccaaatttttattttcacaagggtaacaagagaaattggaccccaaaagttgttgtccaatttgtcctgagtatgctggtaccccatatgtgggggtaaaccactgtttgggcacaaggcagagctcggaagggaaggagcgccattttggaatgcagactttgatagaattgtctgcgggcgttatgttgcgtttgcagacccctaatgtacctaaacagtagaaacccccaacaagtgaccccattttggaaaatagaccccccaaggaacttatctagatatgtggtgagaactttgaatgcccaagtgcttcacagaagtttataatgcagagtagtgaaaataaaaaatattttttttcccacaaaaaagatttttttagcccccaaatttttattttcacaagggtaacaagagaaattggaccccaaaagttgttgtccaatttgtcctgagtatgctggtaccccatatgtgggggtaaaccactgtttgggcgcacggcagagctcggaagggaaggagcgccattttggaatgcagactttgatagaattgtctgcgggcgttatgttgcgtttgcagacccctaatgtacctaaacagtagaaacccccacaagtgaccaaattttggaaactagaccccctaaggaacttatctagatatgtggtgagaactttgaaagctcaagtgcttcacagaaatttataatgcagagtagtgaaaataaaaaaatatatttttttccaacaaaaaagatttttagcccccaagtttttattttcacaagggtaacaggagaaattggaccccaaaagttgttgtccaatttatcccgagtacgctgatgccccatatgtgggggtaaaccactgtttgggcgcacggcagagctcagaagggagggagtaccatttgacttttttagcgcaaaattggctgtcgtgtttggagaccccctgatgtacctaaacagtggaaaccccccaattctaactccaaccctaaccccaacacagccctaaccctaatctcaacccgatccataatcctaatcacaaccctaacgataatcacaaccctaaccccaaaacagccctaatctcaaccctaaccataaccctaatcaaaaccctaaatccaacacacccctaaccctaatcccaaccctaaccctaatcccaaccctaatcccaaacgtaacactaatcccaaccctaatccaaaccctaaccctaatcccaactctaaccctaactttagccccaaccctaactttagccccaaccctaaccataactttagcccccgtcgtcacaaaaaaagttcaatgtaaccttttttttgtacgtcgcgtccgccatttccgcggatgcgtggccgtaactctgccccctcctccccaggacatagactgggcagcggatgcgttgaaaaactgcatccgctgcccacgttgtgcacaattttcacaacgtgcgtcggtacatcgggccgacgcattgcgaccgccccgtaccgacgcaagtgtgaaagaagcctaaggctactttcacactagcgtcgtactcggcccatcgcagtgtgtcgggccgacgtaccgacgctagcgttgtaagcgccgcacaacgggtgcagcggatgctgttttttcaacgcatccgctgccccattgtgaggtgcggggaggcgggggcggagttccggccacgcatgcgcggtcggaaatggcggacacgtcgcacaaaaaagttacatgtagttttttttgtgtcgacggtccgccgaagcacgacgcatccgtcgcacgacggatgcgacatgtggcaatccgtcgcaatgcgtcgctaatgcaagccaatggagaaaaaacgcatcctgcaagcacttttgcaggatgcgttttttctccaacgacgcattgcgacggaagccaaaaaacgctagtgtgaaagtagcctaaccctaaccctagccctaaccctaaccctaaatttagccccaaccctaaccctaaccctagctctaaccctaactctaaccctaaccctaaccctaactctaaccctaaccctaaccctaaccctaaccctaaccctaactctaaccctaaccctaaccctaactctaactctaaccctaaccctaactctaaccctaaccctaactctaaccctaaccctaactctaaccctaaccctaactctaaccctaactctaaccctaactctaaccctaaccctaattttagccccaacttgtcttctcctgccggccggcagatggcagcagatggcgggcgcactgcgcatgcgcccgccatgatgaaaaagccggctggcaggagaagacagaagaggacccagggaccccgggtgagtatgacagggtccccgaatccccctgtttctctgtcctctgatgtgcgatcacatcagaggacagagaaataactgatcgctttttttttttttttttttgcggtcgccggtaaactgttaattaccggcgatcgcaaagcaggggtcggtgcaaaccgaccccgatcatgttctttggggtctcggctacccccggcagccgagaccccaaagaacatccgggtgccgggcggcgggcgcactgcgcgtgcgcccgccattttttcccggaaaaaagatggcggcgcccatggggagacacgaggagcaccgggggaggtaggtaagtattggggggctattgggggccatcggggaccacatttctctgtcctccgatgtgcaatcacatcggaggacagagaaattaaacggcaaatcgcgtttttttttttttgttgttgcgaccgccggtaaacggttaattaccggcgatcgcaactcgggggtcggtaaaaaccccccgaatcatgttctctggggtctcggctaccctcggcaaccgagaccccagagaaaatccgactctggggggcgctattcactttttccacagcgccgttaattaacggcgctgtggattaagtacccttagcggccgccgttaaaaggcgtatcggcggtcgttaaggggttaaaaacaattttattgtctgttttttttttgttttttttttaaaactgtattaaaaccaccaaggttatggtaatagtaaacattacaaaatgtttaaagggtaccggtacaaaacatacaaaatacagcaaggttaaccaaacaaaaaaatggtatttttacaagtttgaaaaacattttttttaaaccatttgatactgccagtcaactgatcctgcaggagacatgaaatagtctgcaaaattgtcccgcattctggagactgctacaggactgcgaaaagttgtgttgtggtagtccggcaaggtgctttctgaaacattatcctccagggaaacatgttcttttgataaaacaaaattgtgaagtaccacgcaggccttcaccacatcatcgacagtttcagtctgcagtttaaccccttaagccccgagggtggtttgcacgttaatgaccaggccaatttttacaattctgaccactgtccctttatgaggttataactctggaacgcttcaacggatcttggcgattctgacattgttttctcatgacatattgtacttcatgttagtggtaaaatttcttcgatataacgcgtttatttgtgaaaaaaacgaatatttggcgaaaattttgaaaatttcacaattttccaactttgaatttttatgcccttaaatcacagacatatgtcacacaaaatacttaataaataacatttcccacatgtctactttacatcagcacaattttggaaccaaaatttttttttgtgacggagttataagggttaaaagttgaccagcaatttctcatttttacaacaccatttttttttagggaccacatctcatttgaagtcattttgacgggtctatatgatagaaaatacccaagtgtgacaccattctaaaaactgcacccctcaaggtactcaaaaccactttcaagaagtttattaacccttcagttgtttcacaggaatttttggaatgtttaaataaaaatgaacatttaactttttttcacacaaaatttatttcagctccaatttgttttattttaccaagggtaacaggagaaaatagatcccaaaagttgttgtacaatttgtcctgagtacgctgataccccatatgtgggggtaaaccacagtttgggcgcatggcagtgcttggaaacaaaggagcgccatttgacttttcaatgcaaaattgactggaattgagatgggacgccatgttgcatttggagagcccctgatgtgcctaaacattgaaacccctaacaagtgacaccattttggaaagtagaccccctaaggaacttatctagatgtgtggtgagcactttgacccaacaagtgctttacagaagtttataatgcagagccgtaaaaataaaaaatcatattttttcacaaaaatgatattttcacccccaattttttattttcccaagggtgagagaagaaattggaccccaaaaattgttgtgcaatttgtcctgagtacgctgataccccatatgtgggtgtaaaccattgtttgggcgcagggcagagctcggaagggaaggagcgccatttgacttttcaatgcaaaattgactggaattgagatgggacgccatgttgcatttagagagcccttgatgtgcctaaacattgaaacccctaacaagtgacaccattttggaaagtagaccccctaaggaacttatctagatgtgtggtgagcactttgacccaacaagtgctttacagaagtttataatgcagagccgtaaaaataaaaaatcatattttttcacaaaaatgatcttttcacccccaattttttattttcccaagggtaagagaagaaattggaccccaaaaattgttgtgcaatttgtcctgagtacactgataccccatatgtgggtgtaaaccattgtttgggtgcagggcagagctcagaagggaaggagcgccatttgacttttcaatgcaaaattgactg
This window harbors:
- the LOC143798697 gene encoding uncharacterized protein LOC143798697; its protein translation is MSDRRHADQYITRRLWEEVCNAVIDNWEELNAGAQDLARNRVIVRWRSLRDRFKREFNKEMQAPSGSRGRRSRYKHSRALSFLRSTLLSRSTVSSTREPASELHPSGAIPQGSATGDHVDPSVSAPSLLCDPSAPSTSAGAAGWTSSLEAAGDEMEFPLPHPSDTAATSRPPLGSGRQRQRGQERSYAPEFLHLNAAFQNAIKLLGKQTSAGYNMLHKCILELSSRLDRLQSDANQSPRHCFFQSVLRHMENLTPDLQMHVMQGCHTALVQAMSQAPPPTLHVSTPFPSQVAIYPPVRPPPVHPSPVHPPPVHPTPSPYLSSPLSISQFLPSPFHSSPLTSPFPPPPTPSPYLPQTTSVPQLPSQPHVFTSHSTSVPPRDVLSPLSTWPALSAPPLLSPPQIMRTFKNCM